In the genome of Microtus pennsylvanicus isolate mMicPen1 chromosome X, mMicPen1.hap1, whole genome shotgun sequence, the window ATTTCCTGGTCAAAAGTCCATCTGCTCAACAACACCCTTCTCCCCTTATTTCCTCCACAGGGGATAATCTCCCAGTCCTGAAGAATCCATCCTCATGATGTCCTGTGTTTCTTTGCAGTTGCCTGGTGTTCAGTGTCACCGTTGTGATGGCCAGCAGGCGTGCCAGCCGGCAGCTAGGAGGCTTTGCTCTGGCTACACTAGCATGGATCCTGTGCAGTGTCTCTATGTGCCTCCCGCAGTGGCGAGTGTGGTGTTTTCGGGAGCCCATGGATTCCAAGCCCAGAATGACTTTAGTGGGGATGTGGAAAGTCTGTATTTACCACCAGGAAGGCAATTCCAACATTTCCAAAGTGTGTTACAAATATACCTACCAGGACAGCTTCATCCCTTTGGATATTCGAGTGGCTCAACACCTGCTACTGATCTCCAGCTTTCTCGGCATGATTGCCACAGTCACTGTCATTGTGGCTCCTTGGAAAATTTACTCAGGGAGACTCCAGAAGAAAGCTACCTACAATCTATTCATCATTCCAGGGATTCTGAACATCGCTGCTAGCGTCTTTGTCTTCTTTACCATCTCGTATAATTATTTAGCCATCATTCGCGAGCATGGGATTGCCTTCCCCTCATCTTTCCGCACACCCTCCATCCCAGATACCCAGAAAGTTGGCACTGCTTTGGCAATGgcaaccctttcttccttcttatttctAGTGGGTGGcacaattttcctttctttcactctTCCCCGGCGCTCCCGAATGTGTTCTAACATTGGAATATAACTTTCGAACTTGCATAGACTTTAAAATCCAAAATCGCAGGGAGTAATCACAAGTATTCTTCAGATACCTACCTAAAATTTACAGATTTCACACACCATGCAAGGGTAGACAAGTGGGCATCCAGTTATATTTCCTGCTATTTTTCATTGATTGGCTTCTGAATTTTCAATAAACAAATTCTTGCCCATTTAATCTTATGCGTTTTGAATTTTAATTACTGTTTGCTATAGGTAATTAATCTGAGAATTAGTAGATATTTCCAGTGGCTGTGTCAGAGGAGCAAAAGGTGGAAACTGAAGTTCAAGGTGACAGCCAATCAGGAGGAAACCCCTCTGATGGATCAATCTCAGTTGAACAAGGCCCAGAGTCCCTGGACCTTGAAATGGCTTTTggttctgctgtgcctttacatgtttgctgctgcAATCTTTCTCGGGTATCTGGTATGGAGTAAATGgaagtggggagactctcactgcCTGTAGTGTAGTGTATTTATCTCAAGGAAACATCCAACTCCACAGggcatatttttctcttttttttgacacagatttctctgtagttttagagcctgtcctgaaacccactctgtagaccatgctgacctcgaactcacagaaattcacctgtcaTTGCCTCCCAAGTttagggattaaagacatgtgccaccactgcccgacactCTACCTGGCGGTTTTATCTGTGGATTGTCATGAGGATGATTCCTCCCTAAATTGTACTGTCTAATTGGTAATAATAATGTTAGCTTATATAGAGTTttgatgaatgaaaataaatacaaagaaatgttACACAGCTGAGGCCTATGAGCTTCACCTAGAAGCTATATAGATTGTAGCTTAAGTTAATGactaagagaaacaattgatTCCCAGGAGCCAGACTGGCTCAAACTACTTTAATCTTAATGCTGATAGATAAAGTCATAAGTTTTGGTGTACATCACTAGTTGAAACAAAGCCTTAAAATAACGTCAGGTTAGATCAGATGATTTGATCATAGTTTTAAGATGCAAAACCCTAGAAAAAAATCTAAGGTTCACAAGGGCACATAGCTAAGGTCAAAAATCAAAGCGGCTCACTTTTTACTGTTTGACGTACTTTCCTGGCTAGGATTGGTTGATAATTTCTTATACCTATTTCTGACTTCAACCTCctgttataaaacaaacaaacaaaaactattaatGAGTGTGCATGTACACTAAAGATTAAATGTACAGCTGAttgattctttttaatatataaaatttaggtTTGCTATTACTTTAAGATTCTGGATATGTCTACCTTTCAAGATTAATAATAAACTAATTGACCCTATATTTGTAACTTCAAAATGCAGCTTGCTAGTAAAAAGCTGACAATACCTTACTTGCCCACATGTTTAATCTATAACAGGTTGCTTGgttatgaatgtatgtgggttcttgggataatttgtttttcacatgtcatatgtaaaatgtttaatcccATAAGGGATATGGAGAACAGGAtgatttttactgtttgtttagTATTTactgtaatcattcacttgaaaaacagaatgtaaccatAGTGTAGCTTTTATATTGCCTGACAGATTTTACCAGGGTATATAAATTGTAAGGGAAAGAATAGAGATAGAGTTAGATCAAGTTAAAGTGGGCTAGgagaaaaacatcaagaatgagagagttagaaagaaaacatcaagaatgagagaattaaaaaggaaatatccAAAGTTAAGTTAGTTAGAAAGAAGGCATCAAAAATGAGAGAAGGAATAGAGAATgtgaaaaaaggaataaagaaaaggtttGAAGGAAGTGTATATGAAAAGAGTGTGTGAGTGGCTTCTTTTCCCTAACAACCTCAGATAGGAAATTCCAGTACTTGCTGATGCTGTAGATTCCCTTTGAGCTCTGTGTTTCCTGGAGGCTTTCTGCCCCCCAAGTTGTGATAAGATACAGAAATGAGTGTAAGAATATAATGACCCCTTACATCATCCTCTAAATCCATAAAAATTAAAGCAGGCCTGATTCCCAAGCCATACAATTGCAACTCTCCACTAGATATTTCCAAACAATTTTAAAGACTGATATAAGGAATCCACACAACACATTGGTCAAAATACCTGTAAAAATTTACCATATTTCCttactccctcctttcctccttttgatttttcttttccaacagttttaaaatttgagacatctcatcttttattctttttgtattcaaattttattatatacaaaACATTTTCAGACTATCCTATACTTAATTAGCTTCACAAGTATTCCTTGTTATAGTtacatatttttatgatttttcttgttGTGAGACATTTCCTAGGgagatgcaaaagaaaaaaattactcagaagagagtgtcaacagaacaatgaaagaatCCTAACTAGGTGTAACTTGGATGAAATGGACTAACTTGAGGGACTTTCCAAGGAAAGCTCCATACTAAATTCTTGAAATAAGAGGTCATTTTTCCTGGAAGTCCGAGGTCTAGCTCATAGTGGCAAGTGAGTAATGTTGGCAGGATCTTAAGATTGCTGATTATCTTGTAATCGCAGAAGGCAAATGCTATGTTggacttgctttctccttttcaggtAGTCCATGACCCAAGTCCAGGCAATGGTGCTGCCCACCTGTACAGGATCTCTTCTCACTTCAACTCAACTATTTAAAATAACCCCTTTAAGGCATTCCCACAGGTTAATGAAATCTAGACTATGTCTCACAAGTGTGTCCCAAAACTTATTATGTATAACTCTAGAAATATAGTATCTAGGTCCTCTTAAATTGACATTGAGTACAAACTATCATACCCTAGTAATATCGATACTATAATGAGTCTGAGTTAAGTGAAAAGTACCTAAAAATCCATGGGATACCAGGTGGTagcagcatacacctttaatcccagcactccagaggcagaggcaggtggatctctgtgagattgagaccAGCCttactacagagcaagttccatgacagacaagtctgttaaacagagaaacactgtctcaaaaaaccaaacaaaaatccaggGGAGATATGTTCTAATAAAGGAAACAGTTTttcctaatgattctctggatttccttggtttCTCTTGTTGTGTGCGCCTtcatatttctgattttgttaatttggatattgtctctctgccttttgtttagtttggataagggtttatcttgttgattttctcaaggaaccagctctttgcttcattgattctttgtattgtttttttttttttgtgaagatggatgctaaaaagaaatcccacactacctcagaattgagtataataaggggttatttatttagggatagactcacggagcatagtcctctgcatgaacagggaacaggaaccaaatctagcaaccagaagagagagagaacgtgtgctttacatcagcatttaaaGTATAAGAAGCCACGCCCAAGTGgtcaggtaacttaaaggctattggatgttggatttcctacagcaacccccttttgtttaaataaaagagttctaagactaatacaaaattatatacaataacaacaaatatcaggtataaaaattagattacaaccagcataaacaatatcaagcaaaaaacatgtgataaatgtttcaataattattctatcctaaggcgtttaaatcttttattataaataatttagcCAAATCAGGAGAGGAAAGTATCTACAACTCTCTAGTCTTCAAGCCCATTgaagacccaagaagggaaataatattacttgagtatgcaggaagtacaatcaagcaaattccaaaatgtgcaacaaatgacagagataattggctacctgggaaatcacccaaagtctcatttgcaacattagAGCAagcaactttggctaaggcctacaGTAAtcgacagaccattttcagaggcaggaaaattttcaaaactgtcttaccctgtcttggcaaaatttCACAGtcttttatcttgtatcctgcttgtcctgtctggacatagtgaattttgtcagtggttgatgcatgggcagttccttgcccaaaggccagtttttccaagaataaaataagctccaagtggagtgtcttcagtacTCAACAATCTCTTGGGAACAGAtcggtgctgccagaagcaatagtgtctcacatcaacagaaccctaagttatttaaatgccatattctgcagctgtttgaagtggttgaagattacctatctctACAGAATACAATATCTATGCAAAGTACACCATTTCttctaaccaagttggaaccatatTGAGCAGCTGGTACtgaaaacaggtcttatagtagcatTTTCAGCAGCATGATGTCACATCAACCAGGTGGattcattgttgtggggccccatcttccttctagaaacttcaaagattactgcaggacaattcattgttcattgtggaaaacttaaacattatttatatagacatatattcaataagaggtatgatagagacaaaaataggtatgaagaaaaataaattttttctaaattctttcttctttctgtcccataccagacaACTCTTGATATGAGatagaaactctgaatttttcttttaacaacatgcttgtaTTTAGAGAAGGACAGGTGTTGTAGGGAGCGGGGCCCCTTGTTCcaaccacctggctagcttacacctgaaataatcacacagaaactgtattaatcaaaacactgtttggccattagctctagcctcctattgtcTAACTCTCACAACTTgatttgacccatttctattaatctgtgttcaccacgaaGTTGTAGCTTACAGAGAAAGATTTAATATGTTTGACCTGACATCTCCATGGCGGCTCTTCCTCCCAAAATTTAGTTctatcttctccacctacctaagttctgccctatcaggccaaacagtttctttattgattaaccaatgaaagaaatacataaatagaatGACTtcttacaccatttcccctttgctgtttaaacaaaaaggaaggctttaagtttaacatagtaaaattatatataacaaaacagttatcaagcaagaattacagttacattatttatatctattttatcttttatcataactaaggaaaaatataactataaattcttcaactccatcaaagactcctgaAGGATATgtcacctaagtaaacaggaagtgcattataaacaacttcaaaaactgtaaaattgacagagacatctcgctacctggacattcacccaaagatcttctgtactgttgggcaTCTGTCTTCGGTCTACaaacccatagtatccagcagactcttccatgaagcaggaaatttcaaagacagttcagtcactttcttctgtgtcctgcagaatgtcttgcagactctttcatgaatcaggaaccccaaaggattatCTCagcttttggcaagttcagcagtcatctctctgcaggttcttcatGTCCAcgttatgcaacagtccaggcaaaagtttcttacccaaatggctaaccaactccttAAGGAGActcttcgatgtccatcttcctcagGAAGTAGCTTGGTGGTGCCAAGAGCAGacgtgtttcattgtcatgaaaagtccaaagttattaaaaccttttaaatgctatattctttAGTCTTtcaaagatatgaagaatgcctatttgaaatatatttatgcacatatagaaaatctaacatgacaaCAAACTTGGCTAttgtagatgattatctattaacctatatttcttaattatacattgcatttttaaatgagctacacaatcacaataccttaatcgagatcagaaatacatatacatataacaaaattgaccttaaacttgtatcaataaatcaagatttataccaatacaaattattcatatgtatattatatcccctttaaatgtaaacaaacagttacaaacaatatttgggattaTGGGTGCAGATTTTTTCTCtctaaacttcttcctgctgtataggggcactgttaatcaggtccttcatggtatatcctgtgtgctaggttcatctcagtcagcagttgagtgaagtaattttctaaGAGTGTTTCCAGCCACTTTTTAGGAGggtgtggtgatgtgggagtgtcatctatgtgctgatttcattggttaaataaagagactgccttggccctttaataggacagaaaatcaggtaggtggagtagacagaacagaatgctgggagaaagaagccgagtcaggcagtggccatgattctcctctctgaggcagatgcaggttaagaatctccctggtaagccaccagcttgtggtgctacacagattgttgaaaatgggttaatcaggatgtgagaattagccaataagaggctagaactaatgggccaagcaccgtttaaaagaatacagtttctgtgtaattatttccggtaaagctagccgggtagcaggaagcagcccactgctcctactactacagtgTGGTCTATCATAGCATATTGgactagaagcaatccacagagcCACTGTCCAACTCCacagccagctttgatttttaagtgaatcATGACTATTATTCTAGCTTATGTTTagagattcttaccctcagatgacctgtcctcataagtcataaTTCTCTTTCCTTGGTGATCCTATCTAGATAATTAGCTTTTCCTCCATAGGCATCaagatgtccagggtctcttgaatttttgaagatgaatattttcctgcaaagacaagaacagaccACTGTCCCAACTagtatgaggtttccttaccacctgatCGGTTGTCAT includes:
- the LOC142840496 gene encoding claudin-34-like; the protein is MASRRASRQLGGFALATLAWILCSVSMCLPQWRVWCFREPMDSKPRMTLVGMWKVCIYHQEGNSNISKVCYKYTYQDSFIPLDIRVAQHLLLISSFLGMIATVTVIVAPWKIYSGRLQKKATYNLFIIPGILNIAASVFVFFTISYNYLAIIREHGIAFPSSFRTPSIPDTQKVGTALAMATLSSFLFLVGGTIFLSFTLPRRSRMCSNIGI